From one Treponema denticola genomic stretch:
- a CDS encoding ABC transporter ATP-binding protein — protein MFKIQKESGEIFKSIRLKRMFGGLFLLSDEFLAVVPGYYIGLAVDELKNSTMTQSALIEYVVKIIFFACLSYFLCSMFMFFIHNSGNRAAYLFRKKIISSVLKKTPPFFKKYTSGDILARSSNDVAAVENYFASGFVMLMDSFAYPGVTIFMMSVLISWKLTLAVVLPIPLITLIYFSLGKVIKDRTSKTYAEFSKVNQGILELAEGIKLIRCYVNEQVRLKKLSSIVKNYFSVLYAQVKLTSILQPCTAFITNLCVIIAFCYGGYLVRIGEITSGNLVSFFVFVGIIAWSGMASGFYLQIQKSADAAIDRINALIKDNNEFPPMENKEKIERIEKISFKNFSFEYSDSEKKVLQDISFEISQGEILGITGKTGSGKTSLIKQFFSLYPQNENIFVNNIPLKNCDIFSFRNKTAYVSQRPQLLSGTVCENLCFYEKEIEKEKILKVLEAADVKSDIEKLTNGIDTKIGEKGVMLSGGQRQRIALARALLKEPEVLILDDAISAVDADTEVKIIENLKKSSSFNICIISAHRLSAVQHADKIIVLDDGKIIQQGTHEKLIKEGGWYAEQFEYQHSHSAELMQAEDSDLQIDGGKKDER, from the coding sequence ATGTTTAAGATACAAAAGGAGTCCGGAGAGATTTTTAAATCTATCAGACTTAAAAGAATGTTCGGAGGTTTATTTTTGCTTTCGGATGAGTTTTTGGCGGTTGTGCCGGGATACTACATAGGACTTGCCGTAGATGAATTAAAAAATTCCACGATGACGCAAAGTGCCTTGATTGAATATGTGGTAAAGATAATTTTTTTCGCCTGTTTGAGTTATTTCTTATGTTCTATGTTTATGTTCTTTATTCACAATTCGGGAAACAGGGCGGCCTATCTTTTTAGAAAAAAAATAATTTCTTCGGTTTTAAAAAAGACTCCGCCGTTTTTTAAAAAATATACTTCAGGCGATATTTTGGCACGCTCCTCAAACGATGTTGCAGCCGTAGAAAATTATTTTGCTAGCGGCTTTGTAATGCTGATGGATTCCTTTGCCTATCCCGGAGTTACAATTTTTATGATGTCGGTTTTAATTTCATGGAAGCTGACACTTGCAGTCGTCCTTCCAATACCGCTTATAACTCTTATTTATTTTTCTTTGGGTAAAGTAATAAAGGATAGAACGAGTAAAACCTATGCGGAATTTTCCAAGGTCAACCAAGGTATTTTGGAGCTTGCCGAAGGAATAAAACTTATCCGTTGTTATGTGAATGAACAAGTCAGGTTAAAAAAACTTTCTTCCATTGTTAAAAATTATTTTTCGGTTCTTTATGCACAAGTTAAACTCACTTCCATTTTGCAGCCGTGTACAGCTTTTATTACAAATCTTTGTGTCATAATAGCCTTTTGCTACGGAGGCTATCTTGTTCGCATAGGAGAAATTACTTCAGGCAATCTTGTTTCGTTTTTTGTTTTTGTCGGAATAATTGCATGGAGCGGAATGGCAAGCGGCTTTTACTTACAAATTCAAAAGTCGGCAGATGCAGCTATTGATAGAATAAATGCTCTTATAAAAGATAATAACGAATTTCCGCCCATGGAAAACAAAGAGAAAATCGAAAGAATAGAAAAAATTTCTTTTAAAAATTTCAGCTTTGAATATTCCGATTCCGAAAAAAAAGTTTTACAGGATATTTCTTTTGAAATTTCACAAGGAGAAATTTTAGGAATTACCGGAAAAACCGGTTCGGGTAAAACAAGTTTGATAAAACAATTTTTCAGCCTGTATCCTCAAAATGAAAATATATTCGTAAATAATATTCCCTTAAAAAATTGCGATATTTTTTCTTTTAGAAATAAGACCGCTTATGTAAGTCAGCGTCCTCAACTTTTATCGGGAACCGTTTGCGAAAACTTGTGTTTTTATGAAAAGGAAATTGAAAAAGAAAAAATATTAAAGGTTTTGGAAGCAGCTGATGTAAAAAGCGACATCGAAAAACTTACAAACGGAATCGATACAAAAATAGGAGAAAAGGGAGTTATGCTTTCAGGAGGGCAAAGACAGCGAATTGCACTTGCCCGTGCTCTTCTTAAAGAACCGGAAGTTTTAATTTTGGATGATGCCATTTCTGCCGTCGATGCGGACACCGAAGTTAAGATAATCGAAAACCTAAAAAAATCTTCTTCATTTAATATCTGCATTATATCGGCACACCGTCTTTCAGCTGTTCAGCATGCAGATAAAATAATTGTGCTGGATGACGGTAAAATTATTCAACAAGGAACACACGAAAAACTTATAAAAGAAGGCGGCTGGTATGCGGAGCAGTTTGAGTACCAGCACAGCCATTCTGCGGAACTTATGCAAGCTGAAGATTCAGACCTGCAAATTGACGGAGGAAAAAAAGATGAAAGATAA
- a CDS encoding ABC transporter ATP-binding protein has protein sequence MKDKTNKLKINYRFFLSYLKYCKAYVFAAFVAVGIFIASSAYLPTITASVINADLVNMPGLKDFLIRHALLFLGTALLFFLSMYVKTLLFRKIANTACEHIQMDMAGHLLNLKMKHFDEMTSGNIMSRFSSDINAVGDLYFSVLGEVFSVILLCIVLYIRLAFMSLYLFGASFAYLPIIYFLAWYYLKKADKPTRGYRSSIGELNGFFNESINSIESVQAFCAEEKIEKEFDRFNLPVYTSKRKMVLLSGLFSWNIIAGIRTLIYAALLGVFGYLYFQGAHFLVGTLVIAISYNKEITDIFLKLFMQINIYKNAFVAAGRVSEIINFEHERTNGTPHSPLGNIKFSNTQFEYKEGIPILKGLDFNAEDGMTIAFVGKTGCGKSTIMNLILGFYENSGGEVLIDGKDIRSLELKTLRSKIAVVLQEPYLFTGTIFDNISLNDPFINRESCEKALKAVGGINIIGRSEKGLDAEVSENGKNFSEGERQIICFARAMVRDPKILILDEATANIDTETEKLINAGIEVLKKGRTTLIIAHRLSTVKNADIINVIDDGKLLESGTHEELIALNSKYAEWYRLQK, from the coding sequence ATGAAAGATAAGACCAATAAACTCAAAATAAATTACAGATTTTTTCTTTCGTACCTAAAATACTGCAAGGCTTATGTTTTTGCAGCCTTTGTTGCAGTAGGAATTTTTATTGCATCTTCAGCCTATCTTCCTACAATCACGGCAAGCGTTATAAATGCCGATCTTGTAAATATGCCCGGCTTAAAAGACTTTTTAATTAGACACGCTCTTTTGTTTTTGGGTACTGCTCTTTTATTTTTTTTATCGATGTATGTAAAAACATTGCTTTTTAGAAAAATTGCAAATACTGCCTGTGAGCATATTCAAATGGATATGGCCGGTCATCTTTTAAATTTAAAGATGAAACATTTTGATGAAATGACTTCGGGAAATATAATGAGCCGTTTTTCTTCCGATATAAATGCAGTAGGCGATTTATACTTTTCGGTTTTGGGCGAGGTATTTAGTGTAATTTTATTGTGTATAGTTTTATATATCCGCTTGGCATTTATGAGCCTCTATCTTTTTGGAGCGAGTTTTGCCTACCTGCCGATTATTTATTTTCTTGCTTGGTATTATTTAAAAAAAGCCGACAAGCCGACACGGGGTTATAGGAGTTCAATCGGAGAATTAAACGGATTTTTTAACGAAAGTATTAATTCTATTGAAAGCGTGCAAGCCTTTTGTGCAGAAGAAAAAATAGAAAAAGAATTCGATAGATTTAATCTTCCGGTATATACTTCAAAACGAAAAATGGTTTTACTTTCAGGGCTTTTTTCTTGGAATATTATTGCAGGAATTAGAACCTTAATTTACGCCGCCCTCTTGGGAGTGTTCGGGTATCTCTATTTTCAGGGAGCTCATTTTCTTGTCGGTACTCTTGTAATCGCTATAAGTTATAATAAGGAAATAACCGATATCTTTTTAAAATTGTTCATGCAGATAAATATTTACAAAAACGCTTTTGTTGCGGCGGGAAGAGTTTCGGAGATAATCAATTTTGAACATGAAAGAACAAACGGCACTCCTCATTCTCCCTTAGGCAATATAAAATTTTCAAACACTCAATTTGAATACAAGGAAGGTATTCCAATTTTAAAAGGACTTGATTTTAATGCAGAAGACGGAATGACCATAGCCTTTGTCGGAAAAACCGGCTGCGGAAAATCTACGATTATGAATTTGATTTTAGGTTTTTATGAAAATTCCGGGGGTGAGGTTTTAATTGACGGGAAAGATATACGCTCGCTTGAATTAAAAACTCTGCGTTCCAAGATTGCAGTGGTTTTGCAGGAACCATATCTTTTTACCGGAACAATTTTTGACAACATAAGTTTAAACGATCCTTTTATAAATAGGGAATCTTGCGAAAAAGCTTTAAAGGCTGTAGGCGGCATAAACATTATAGGACGTTCGGAAAAAGGTTTGGATGCAGAAGTGAGCGAAAACGGAAAAAACTTTTCGGAAGGCGAGAGGCAGATTATTTGTTTTGCCCGTGCCATGGTGAGGGATCCTAAAATTCTAATCTTAGATGAGGCTACTGCAAACATTGACACCGAAACCGAAAAACTTATAAATGCGGGTATCGAAGTTTTAAAGAAAGGACGCACAACACTTATAATCGCACACCGCCTTTCTACAGTAAAAAATGCCGATATAATAAACGTAATCGATGACGGCAAATTATTGGAATCGGGAACTCACGAAGAACTTATTGCCCTAAATTCCAAATACGCCGAATGGTACAGACTGCAAAAGTAA
- a CDS encoding ATP-dependent helicase, whose protein sequence is MAQPDYLNILNEEQLAAVKHQGSPLLILAGAGSGKTRVITTKIAYLIAEHNIEPERILAVTFTNKAAKEMSERASNLDKRAERAMIRTFHSFGAWILRMYAEWAGLSHNFTIYDDDDALSLLIQASPALTKNAARGIIKKISRAKDYCLLPDDPLLQEVDPNPEFAKIYSDYQKRLKETGNVDFGDLIMIPVMLLKENPQIRASLQNRFSVIMVDEYQDSNIAQFEFLKVLTGENTYICVVGDDDQSIYRFRGAEVQNILTFADTFKNTKIIRLEKNYRSYSEILAVADSVVKKNTGRLGKTLVAERGKGQKPHIYFLPNQETEAELCARLISQEVENGGAYSDWAVLYRTNAQSLNFETDFLHKKIPYQVIGTLKFYEREEIKDALAVLALISNGRDEVALRRIINKPARGVGEITQKKLIDLSRELMFSQKSDELMLESKDDYISAMSALINSVSLTKKAKEGLKNFLNTIKELRSIIETGDIFFKKEEPKGEGLAPFIYEVLKQSGFAEYYESVDSASGTQKTANLNELANTASLYDFSVKGLSEFLEHIELDRSLAGSEEKKDSVNLITIHNTKGLEFKNVIITGLETGVFPRDNGNFDELEEERRLMYVACTRAKDALYMTSCASRRLYGSLTFTQPSRFIFEIDQGLVNISETSSSYSTFSGSFGKQIPADFSTKKEEHPLLSKWKKGEKIYHDDYGYGAIIKADASSGELVVNIQFETGLIKRFMPEYQANDMTIIKD, encoded by the coding sequence TTGGCTCAACCGGATTATTTGAATATTCTTAATGAAGAGCAGCTTGCGGCTGTTAAGCATCAGGGCTCTCCTCTTTTGATTCTTGCGGGAGCGGGCTCAGGGAAGACCCGGGTTATCACCACCAAGATTGCGTACCTCATTGCCGAACATAATATCGAGCCTGAACGTATCCTCGCCGTAACATTTACAAACAAGGCAGCTAAAGAAATGTCCGAAAGAGCATCTAATCTGGATAAAAGAGCAGAGCGGGCAATGATCCGAACCTTTCATTCATTTGGAGCATGGATTTTACGCATGTATGCGGAATGGGCAGGCCTTTCACATAATTTTACAATCTATGATGATGACGATGCTCTTTCCCTTTTAATCCAAGCCTCTCCCGCCCTTACAAAAAATGCGGCCCGCGGCATCATAAAAAAAATTTCGCGTGCAAAGGATTATTGCCTTCTCCCCGATGATCCGCTTTTGCAAGAAGTCGATCCTAATCCCGAATTTGCAAAAATCTATTCCGACTATCAAAAGAGATTAAAAGAAACCGGAAACGTAGACTTCGGGGATCTTATCATGATTCCTGTTATGCTCTTAAAAGAAAATCCGCAAATCAGAGCCTCTCTTCAAAACCGGTTTTCAGTAATAATGGTCGATGAATATCAGGACTCGAACATAGCCCAATTCGAATTCTTAAAAGTTCTCACAGGAGAGAACACCTATATCTGTGTTGTAGGAGATGATGACCAATCGATCTACCGTTTCCGCGGAGCCGAAGTTCAAAACATATTAACCTTTGCCGATACTTTTAAAAACACGAAGATAATAAGGCTCGAAAAAAATTACCGATCATATTCGGAAATTCTTGCGGTAGCAGATTCCGTTGTAAAAAAGAATACGGGCCGTCTCGGTAAAACCCTTGTTGCCGAAAGAGGAAAGGGACAAAAGCCTCATATTTATTTTTTGCCTAATCAGGAAACCGAGGCAGAACTTTGTGCCCGCCTTATATCGCAAGAGGTCGAAAACGGAGGAGCATATTCCGACTGGGCTGTCTTGTACAGGACTAACGCCCAATCTTTAAATTTTGAAACGGATTTTTTACACAAAAAGATTCCCTATCAGGTTATAGGCACCTTAAAATTTTATGAGCGGGAAGAAATAAAGGATGCACTTGCCGTTCTTGCTCTTATCTCAAACGGAAGGGACGAGGTGGCTTTAAGGCGTATCATAAATAAGCCTGCACGAGGTGTAGGAGAAATTACTCAAAAAAAATTAATCGATCTTTCAAGAGAACTTATGTTCTCTCAAAAAAGCGACGAGCTCATGTTGGAGTCCAAGGACGATTATATCTCGGCCATGTCTGCCCTCATTAATTCAGTCTCCCTCACAAAAAAAGCAAAGGAAGGCTTAAAGAATTTTTTAAACACAATAAAAGAATTACGCAGTATAATAGAAACCGGAGACATCTTTTTTAAAAAAGAAGAACCAAAGGGCGAAGGTTTGGCACCTTTTATCTATGAGGTTTTAAAACAATCGGGCTTCGCCGAATATTACGAATCGGTAGACTCGGCTTCCGGCACTCAAAAAACGGCAAACTTAAACGAACTTGCAAACACCGCCTCGCTCTACGATTTTTCGGTAAAGGGTTTGAGTGAATTTTTAGAACACATCGAATTAGATCGAAGCCTTGCCGGCTCCGAAGAAAAAAAAGATTCCGTAAACCTCATCACCATTCATAACACGAAGGGCTTGGAATTTAAAAACGTAATTATCACGGGCCTTGAAACGGGAGTCTTCCCACGCGACAACGGAAACTTTGATGAGCTTGAAGAAGAAAGAAGACTTATGTATGTAGCCTGCACCCGTGCAAAGGATGCTCTCTACATGACAAGCTGTGCTTCCCGCCGCCTATACGGCAGCCTGACATTTACCCAACCAAGCCGCTTTATCTTCGAAATAGATCAAGGTCTAGTAAACATCTCGGAGACCTCATCTTCTTATTCTACTTTTTCAGGCAGCTTCGGGAAACAAATCCCTGCCGATTTTAGCACAAAAAAAGAAGAACACCCCCTCCTTTCCAAATGGAAGAAGGGAGAAAAAATTTATCACGATGATTACGGCTACGGGGCAATAATTAAAGCCGATGCTTCAAGCGGAGAGCTTGTAGTAAACATCCAATTTGAAACCGGCCTTATCAAACGCTTTATGCCCGAATATCAGGCAAACGATATGACAATAATAAAAGACTGA
- a CDS encoding SanA/YdcF family protein has protein sequence MKSKSIKKIALCIIFLFALILIGIAGINIYMLNYSKPYIYKNISALPEKYVVIVPGAKVYKNTVSHVVRDRIEAAVNCLKNKKAERVLISGDHGRKGYDEVNRMRIFMQDIYGTDENLIFMDHAGFSTYETMYRAREIFCIEDAVVVTQAFHTARAVYIGRKLGLDVIAYEAPEVLRYSRETRISWEIREALARVKTFFLVMFNVKPTFLGKKIPITGNAKDTWDF, from the coding sequence ATGAAATCTAAATCCATAAAAAAAATAGCCTTATGCATTATTTTCCTTTTTGCTTTAATTTTAATAGGAATTGCAGGCATAAACATCTACATGCTTAACTATTCAAAACCTTATATTTATAAAAACATTTCCGCCTTGCCGGAAAAATATGTTGTGATTGTACCCGGAGCGAAGGTGTATAAAAATACGGTTTCACATGTTGTGAGGGATAGGATCGAAGCCGCCGTAAATTGTTTAAAAAACAAAAAAGCCGAAAGAGTTTTAATTTCAGGCGACCACGGAAGAAAGGGCTATGATGAGGTAAACAGAATGCGTATTTTTATGCAGGATATTTACGGAACTGATGAGAACCTAATCTTTATGGATCATGCTGGTTTTTCTACCTACGAAACAATGTACCGTGCCCGGGAAATCTTTTGTATTGAAGATGCCGTTGTGGTAACACAGGCCTTCCATACCGCAAGAGCCGTTTACATAGGAAGAAAATTAGGCCTCGATGTCATAGCCTATGAAGCTCCTGAGGTTTTAAGGTACAGCAGGGAAACCCGTATAAGCTGGGAAATAAGAGAAGCCTTGGCAAGGGTAAAAACCTTCTTTTTGGTAATGTTCAATGTGAAGCCTACATTCCTCGGTAAGAAGATACCTATAACTGGAAATGCAAAAGACACATGGGATTTTTAA
- a CDS encoding type II toxin-antitoxin system RelE/ParE family toxin: MKYQVVISDQAKEDLSSIYSYILNNLKSKINADAVFKRLYEAMQDLNFMPYRYHLYPKEPWLSRGIRFFSVGNYSIFYAVDEDTLTVTIIHVVCGGIQYEIPASEGGIDGLLNSGKIERR; the protein is encoded by the coding sequence ATGAAATATCAAGTTGTTATTTCAGATCAAGCAAAAGAAGATTTGAGCAGTATTTATTCTTACATATTAAATAATTTAAAATCAAAAATTAATGCCGATGCCGTTTTTAAGCGTCTTTATGAAGCAATGCAAGACTTAAATTTTATGCCGTATAGGTATCATCTATATCCAAAAGAACCATGGTTATCTCGTGGGATAAGATTCTTTAGTGTAGGTAATTATTCAATCTTTTACGCAGTTGATGAAGATACTTTAACTGTTACAATTATTCATGTGGTTTGCGGAGGTATACAATATGAGATTCCTGCTTCTGAGGGTGGAATCGACGGATTATTAAATAGTGGAAAAATTGAGCGAAGATGA